gaagtaaagtgagtactccaactcagtgagtaacaaatgtaaataacgactgaaagtaagaaaacacgtaaggcacaaggcattgtATAAttaagcagtaaaaccatttaaaacagtaaactagtgaaaagttaagtaaaattctttttcaacaagtaaacagggAATTGACATGctgttaaggtaaagtaaacaaatagaagttcgcccctcgagcacagtatcaacaaatctgcccctcgggcaacatctcagaacaataccagcccatcgggctcaatctcacatcacaatgggtacacacgctcattgggggtgtgaaGACTACTGGAGGGGggccttacggcccaagtgcaataacaagccatctcgtggcatcaacactaggccatcggcctcatatcaatcaagccactacatatctcaggccctcggccttactcggtCAAAAATCCTTACAACCCACTCGAataatagtaaaacagtgtttctcagcccaacaaaatttaaaaatatcatttaagtattaaaactgaataaacatggctgagtatgaaaaacagtgtaaaataacatgactgagttcaagtataaagtcaaaacagtgaggaaattttaataaatatCGCCGAATGGTTCaagtagttggcacgaagcccaatatggcattcaacccaaataatgatgatagcaaatagatttcagtcaaatacgaggtaaaatcatcaatcgggacgaaccaagtcacaatccccaataatgcacgaccccacactcgtcatcgagcgtgtgtctcacctcaatatagcactacgatgtgcaatccggggtttcaaaccctcaaaacatcatttacaatcattactcacctcgaactggctaaatctctagctcgtaatgcctttgcccctcgaattggcctccactcgcgtcgaatctaatccaaaatcagaacgaggatgtcaaaataggctaaaggaacgaagcccaagcgaaaacaatcaataaatggcacaaatcccgaaattacaaaaacccgacccacgtctcggaattcagaaatttttacaccaatagattccttatctccctacgagttcatacatatcaaaagttccgaaatccgaccccaaatagtccatcaaatcctcaatcaaaagtCTCCAATtctaagccctagtttccccaattttaaatccttaatttccatgatttctagctccaatccatgaaataatagcatagaaacgagttttaggtccaaattccttacctcaatgaagttcccttgaaatccctctctcaaatcatccaaaaagctcccaagccgaagtaaaaaatggtgaaattagctaaaattcgcgaaggccacaatttatgccttctgcccaggccttttcgcatctgcggtcccatacccgcttctgtggtaccgcatttACGGTTATTTCTCCGCTTATGCAAAAATCATTTATCCAGCCAAAAACGCATCTGCGATCACATTTCCGCATCTGTGATGTAGCAGATGCGGTCcacctaaccgcttctgcggtctattCCCGCCTGGACCTTTTTCTCTTTTGCGATAGCTCTCCCGCACGTGCagggtcgcacctgcggcccccaatccgcaggtgcgaaaatactagaagcagcaattcagcagctgcaacaacaaTTCAAACTTTCCATTAACCATCCcaaatcaccccaaggcccccaggagctcaaccaaaagcacaaacatatctcaataccttattcaaacttgttccaatcatcaaatcacctcaaacaacatcaaatcacccaaaacacatcggattcaagccaaactttctaaaatcttccaaattccgcttttgatcaaaaacccaaccaaaccacgtccgaatgacctgaaaatttgcacacatatcccaaatgacccaacgaaaCTACTACAAtcatcgaaattccattccgacccctatatcaaaatctcgcctatcaactgaaaatcgccaaaatatcaacttcgccaattcaagcctaaatcaacttcgaacctccaaaacccattccgatcacactcataagtcccaaatcacctcccgaatctAACTTAACCACCGGAACACATATCTGAGCTCTCTAACAcgtaagtcaatatccggttgactttcccaacttaaacttccttaaaaagagactaagtgtctcaaaccttaccaaaattatttcggattcgatccgaccaacccaataccacataacacggttaaacaaagcataaagaagcagaaatgggggaaacggagcggtaactcatgagacgactggtcgggtcatcacatcctccccaacttaaacaaacgttcgtcctctaACGAGTCaataaacatacctgaagcctcaaacaggtgaggatatctgctccgcatctcctgctcggcccccaggtagcctcatccacggttcgacctctccactgcactttcactgaagctatatcctttgaactcaacttccaaacctgacgacccaaaatagctactggctccacatcataagtcaaatcatcatccaactgaaccgtgctaaaattcagaacatgagacggatccccaatatacttccggagcatagaaacatgaaatactggatgcacactcgacatgTTGGgcagcaaagcaagctcataatccacctccccaatcctccgaaacacctcaaaagatcCAATGAACCGcgaactcaatttccctttcttcccaaatctcataacacccttcatgggagaaaccttcaacagaaccttcacACAAACATTAGGATACCTTATTTTAGTCGAAAAATACTAGCGGCAGGCCTCTTCACTAACATTGAATGATGAGTGCACTTTAAGCTATCAGATtccaaaatataaagaagatttATGGTCATGTAAGTCATGATTTCTAGGACTGAGAGGAAAAGACTTAAGTTAATAATCTACTTAGAATAGAATCAAACAATATGCATTCAACCATTAGCGTGAACCTTTTAGACTATTTTTATAGTTTAATAAATCAAGGATAAATACTAGTAGTAGTTACTTTAAACCTATAGGCATACATTGTATGGTTTAACATACTACAAACATTTTATATTATTTAAGCCAGTAATCTTCTAGTTACAGAATCTATTATCCTTCAAAGGAAACCTAAATATGATTTCTAGATTTGAACCTAATACCGATGCTTATTACAAGTGTTTATATAAAGCAGCAAGAGGCATATTCATATTAACACTCAATCGATATCTTAGACGGCCATAATATGTATTTCCAAAAGAAATACGATCTCTACTATATATACTACTATAAGATAGCAACTAGTCCTGCTTTTCTTtaacaaaagaagaaagaaactttaaagaaataattttgaaaatatgagACAATAGCCCATGAGAATATTTTGCTAGTCAGGTTTTCCTTTAGTATCAATTAGATTAGAGAGACGCGATGAGCAACTAAAGCATGGTTTTAACGCTGAAATTACTCTTTGAAAAGgaggaaataaaacaaattcaGATTTACATTATAAACATAATtaaatacaaaaataaagaaaagaaatgagCTGACCTGCTTCGGAGCAGTGAACCGGGGTCTTTTACCTACAATCGAAATCCGACCATGAACTCGTCACCTCGAACGTGGACGAAAGAATAAATGAAAAACAGCAGCTCTGTTTTGATTTAAAACCCACAGAAATCAAAAAGTAGCAAAGGTGGAACAGATAAGATTTGATGAAAATTTTCTTAAATAGTGGAAGCAAGCAAAGAGTAGCGGGTTTGAGGGTTAGAGGCAGCGGCTGAAGCTTTAACTTAGAGGGGATAGAGGTGCGGCTCAGAGCCTCAGGTTAAAGAAGGGTGCTGAAGCTTTATCGAAAATCTCTTCAAATGCGGGTATTTATAGGCTGATTTCAAGGGTTCTTAGTTTGAGCGGGATTTCGAAATTGAGTGAAAAGCTATTGAATGTTTGAAATTTGAACATTGATGTTGCAGAAAATTAGTTGAGGTGCAGAGCTTCTTGTTCAAAATGGTAATGACAAATTCTGCCATGACCGAGCAGGGATGAAATTTTGTgaagaagagaaaagagaggAGAAGAAGTGTCTGTTTTTGGAGAAGGGAATGGCAAAATTAAAACCATAATTATTTTAGGTCTTTGAGAGTGAAGTCATGGATTTCAACCGTTAGATTAAGAGTTTAAACGGCTGAGATTATGCCTGGCTTATttatcaaaacgacgtagttttgatgGGGTTCTAGAGTGCTCTATGGTTGGGCTAAAGTGGAGGATTTTGGGCTGCTGGTTGGGCGAATTTGGGCCGACTTTGGCTTGGACTGCTGAACATTTTCCTTCTTCCTTGTACATTCTTTGAGCttctatttaaaataatttttatgagCCACATTATATAATACTACATAATATTATTGGTTAAATTATTTAATGTTTCTTAAAATAGTTATGGTAGctagaatttaaattaaaaaaataacttaCACTAATTGTTAAATAAAATATCATCACAAGTGTAAATATTTATGAGAtgtttaataaaataatattattaattaattatgtAAAGAGAAAAAATGTGTTTTTTAGaaataatagtaatagtaataacaAAAACAATAATAGATATAACTATaatatttttaataataataataacaaataggtataatttgtattaaaaaaatatagtAGAACAACTACCTTATATTATTAGTGATATTAGAAGCTTAAAGAAGTAATTTGAAAGAAAGGAGGGACAAAATTGGATGTCAACAATATTTTGACCGGTTTCTAGAATAGGgagaaaaaattggaaaaattaaATTGAGGTATGAAAGAGATAATTACCCGCCTTTGAAAAATCTAGTGTCCAAAATATACttaaactctgccgaaattctgaaaaaaaaaaagagaaaagaagggaaaattgtttcaaaatacttcatgttttctgttgcgtcaaaactgaccgaactacgcgggtttgattctcaccg
This sequence is a window from Nicotiana sylvestris chromosome 3, ASM39365v2, whole genome shotgun sequence. Protein-coding genes within it:
- the LOC138888721 gene encoding uncharacterized protein; the encoded protein is MKGVMRFGKKGKLSSRFIGSFEVFRRIGEVDYELALLPNMSSVHPVFHVSMLRKYIGDPSHVLNFSTVQLDDDLTYDVEPVAILGRQVWKLSSKDIASVKVQWRGRTVDEATWGPSRRCGADILTCLRLQIRREWRPIRGAKALRARDLASSRFRRSWSCSRVLIIASFRRIQGVFR